The nucleotide sequence AGAAGTCAAAGTTATTCTGCCAGGAGAGGAAAAAAACTACAAAAATACCCAGGCAGCAAGCGTACTTGATGGCTTTTTCAAAAAACATCCCCCTTCAAATTTGTCTTTACTACACAAAGGAAAATCCAATAAAGATGCCCAATATGGAATAGCAAACTACTCTTCTGAGGATAAAAACTTTAGGGTATACATTTACCTTAAGACTATAGACGCATCCCTTGTAATACAAGAAATAAAAATAGAAGAACAATAGGTATTTTTTTTCTAAGAAGGGTAACATTTCACATCTTCTGATGGTTAAAATATTAAGTATT is from Cytophagaceae bacterium ABcell3 and encodes:
- a CDS encoding DUF4783 domain-containing protein, producing the protein MKLHNTFYYFGIFSLLLLCSFSHNSQQEPLDNIMGLIRTANLKELTGYLDKEVKVILPGEEKNYKNTQAASVLDGFFKKHPPSNLSLLHKGKSNKDAQYGIANYSSEDKNFRVYIYLKTIDASLVIQEIKIEEQ